One Nitrospirota bacterium genomic region harbors:
- a CDS encoding cytochrome c: protein MRKRRSANAGLLGWGLGGLLLLGLLAGAGPAAVPKEVRTGEAKFNTFCARCHGERGVGTKQGPPLVHKIYEPNHHGDPAFHRAAANGVRAHHWNFGDMPKVEGATPDDVDQIIKYVRWLQRQAGIM, encoded by the coding sequence ATGCGGAAGCGACGGTCGGCGAACGCGGGGCTGCTCGGCTGGGGGCTGGGCGGGTTGCTGCTCCTCGGCTTGCTCGCGGGCGCCGGCCCGGCGGCGGTGCCCAAGGAAGTCCGGACGGGCGAGGCCAAGTTCAACACGTTCTGCGCCCGCTGCCACGGCGAGCGGGGCGTCGGAACGAAACAGGGTCCCCCGCTGGTCCACAAGATCTACGAGCCGAATCACCACGGAGACCCGGCCTTCCACCGGGCCGCGGCCAACGGGGTCCGCGCCCACCACTGGAATTTCGGCGACATGCCGAAGGTGGAGGGGGCCACGCCGGACGACGTGGATCAGATCATCAAGTACGTCCGCTGGCTGCAGCGCCAGGCCGGGA
- the queC gene encoding 7-cyano-7-deazaguanine synthase QueC: MKAVVLSSGGLDSTVTAALARQDGCQLYLLTISYGQRHSVEVGRARAVGEALGAAGHLVLEVDLRPIGGSALTGDLAVPKDRSDAERRQAIPVTYVPARNTIFLALALAYAESLGASRVYFGANVLDYSGYPDCRPDYLRAFEEVARLGTKAGVEGQRIEIRAPLLSMTKAEIIRTGLALNVPFHLTHSCYDPAPDGTACGRCDSCRIRREGFRAAGAVDPVAYAAP, translated from the coding sequence ATGAAGGCCGTGGTGCTGTCCAGCGGCGGGCTCGACTCCACGGTCACGGCGGCTCTCGCCAGGCAGGACGGCTGCCAGCTCTATCTCCTGACGATCTCCTACGGTCAGCGCCATTCCGTCGAGGTCGGCCGCGCCCGCGCGGTGGGCGAGGCTCTCGGGGCCGCCGGGCATCTGGTGCTGGAGGTTGACCTCCGGCCGATCGGGGGCTCCGCGCTCACCGGGGACCTGGCGGTGCCGAAAGACCGGTCGGACGCGGAGCGCCGGCAGGCCATCCCCGTCACCTACGTCCCGGCCCGCAACACGATTTTTCTGGCCCTGGCGTTGGCCTATGCGGAGTCGCTCGGCGCGTCGCGGGTCTATTTCGGGGCGAACGTCCTCGACTATTCCGGATATCCCGATTGCCGTCCCGACTATCTCCGCGCCTTCGAGGAGGTCGCGCGGTTGGGGACGAAGGCCGGGGTCGAGGGCCAGCGCATCGAGATTCGGGCGCCGCTCCTGTCCATGACCAAGGCGGAGATCATCCGAACGGGCCTGGCGCTCAACGTCCCGTTCCACTTGACCCATAGCTGCTACGATCCGGCCCCAGACGGGACCGCCTGCGGCCGTTGCGACAGTTGCCGCATCCGGCGGGAAGGGTTCAGGGCCGCGGGCGCGGTGGACCCCGTCGCCTACGCCGCGCCCTGA
- a CDS encoding TraR/DksA family transcriptional regulator translates to MPGKVKSTKKAKSSQKAADRARVKSPSPDGKKSSPSVRSNGSRGLRTDGTPKDKAGARSKQADQRRETLHRMLMQKREEVLREIGDSLGHSLTEDQQRRLEAAMDVGDQAMMDLERELGISLLEMQNRKRQMIDEALTRLAEGTYGLCAECGVEISEKRLAAVPFAKLCVNCQSKAELIEKIEKEEERE, encoded by the coding sequence ATGCCCGGCAAGGTCAAGAGCACCAAGAAGGCGAAATCGAGCCAGAAGGCCGCGGACCGGGCTCGTGTCAAAAGCCCGAGCCCGGACGGCAAGAAATCCTCCCCGTCCGTGCGGTCCAACGGGTCCCGTGGACTGCGAACGGACGGAACGCCGAAGGACAAGGCTGGAGCGAGATCCAAGCAGGCGGACCAGCGCCGCGAGACGCTGCACCGGATGCTGATGCAGAAGCGCGAGGAGGTCCTGCGGGAGATCGGCGACTCGTTGGGCCATTCGCTGACCGAGGACCAGCAGCGCCGGCTGGAAGCGGCGATGGACGTGGGGGACCAGGCGATGATGGATCTCGAGCGGGAGCTCGGCATCTCGCTCCTGGAGATGCAGAACCGCAAGCGGCAGATGATCGACGAGGCCCTGACCAGGCTGGCGGAGGGCACCTACGGCCTCTGCGCCGAGTGCGGGGTCGAGATCAGCGAGAAGCGGCTGGCCGCGGTCCCCTTCGCCAAGCTGTGCGTGAATTGCCAGTCCAAGGCGGAGCTGATCGAGAAGATCGAAAAAGAGGAAGAGCGGGAATAG
- a CDS encoding adenine phosphoribosyltransferase: protein MDYKSLIRQVPDFPKPGILFYDITTLLKDARAFRAIQDELTARYRQQGVTKIVGIESRGFILGSPLAYHIGAGFVPIRKPGKLPADTFEVKYNLEYGSNSLAIHRDAIEMGERVLIVDDLLATGGTAAAAVNLIRQLGGEIVGLVVLVELLGLKGRDKLNGCPVHSMITYS, encoded by the coding sequence ATGGATTACAAGTCGCTGATCCGTCAGGTTCCGGACTTCCCCAAGCCGGGCATTCTCTTCTACGACATCACCACCCTGCTCAAAGACGCGCGGGCGTTCCGGGCGATCCAGGACGAGCTCACCGCCCGGTACCGTCAACAGGGCGTCACGAAGATCGTCGGGATCGAGTCGCGCGGGTTCATTCTCGGGAGCCCGCTCGCCTACCACATCGGAGCGGGGTTCGTGCCGATCAGGAAACCCGGCAAGCTGCCCGCCGACACCTTCGAGGTGAAATACAACCTGGAGTACGGCTCCAATTCGCTGGCGATCCATCGCGACGCGATTGAGATGGGCGAGCGGGTGCTGATCGTGGACGACCTGCTGGCCACGGGGGGCACCGCCGCCGCCGCCGTGAACCTGATCCGTCAGCTCGGCGGCGAGATCGTGGGCTTGGTGGTGCTGGTCGAGCTGCTGGGGCTCAAGGGGCGCGACAAGCTCAACGGTTGTCCGGTGCATTCCATGATCACCTATTCCTGA
- a CDS encoding acylphosphatase, with the protein MTDSGSRIRACVWVSGCVQGVGYRAFARAQASLLGLAGGVRNLDDGRVEVQVEGERSVVEAFVESLRAGPPASRVRDVAVQWEPPTGRHVGFTIWY; encoded by the coding sequence ATGACCGATTCCGGTTCGCGGATCAGGGCTTGCGTCTGGGTCAGCGGGTGCGTGCAGGGAGTCGGCTACCGCGCCTTTGCCCGGGCCCAGGCCTCGTTGCTGGGTTTGGCGGGAGGCGTGCGGAATCTGGACGACGGGCGGGTCGAGGTGCAGGTGGAGGGAGAGCGGTCCGTCGTGGAAGCGTTCGTCGAGTCGCTCCGCGCCGGTCCGCCGGCCTCCCGGGTCAGGGATGTCGCCGTCCAGTGGGAGCCGCCGACCGGCCGTCACGTCGGGTTCACGATCTGGTATTGA